The Salvia miltiorrhiza cultivar Shanhuang (shh) chromosome 1, IMPLAD_Smil_shh, whole genome shotgun sequence genome has a window encoding:
- the LOC131017768 gene encoding protein MIZU-KUSSEI 1 → MIPQYSPSSFTTNTMPTPKHKPPTPKRPPPPAANAVAPDQSPTRPQPSLEQPSHRKTPSKSTKLFRRVKSVFRSFPVINPPCKMPAPMHMSRMHDGHVHGGKQMSGTLFGHRRSRVNLAIQENPRCLPMLVLELSIQTGKLLQDMGLGLVRIALESEKNPSERIKLIDEPIWTMYCNGRKVGYAVKREPTVDDLKVMQLLHAVSMGAGVLPVAAAAEGELTYMRAHFERVVGSRDSETYYMMNPDGNSGPELSIFFVRV, encoded by the coding sequence ATGATCCCTCAATATTCTCCATCTTCCTTCACCACAAATACAATGCCAACACCCAAACACAAGCCCCCGACGCCAAAGCGTCCGCCCCCGCCGGCCGCCAATGCAGTGGCGCCCGACCAATCCCCGACGAGGCCCCAACCCTCCCTCGAGCAGCCGTCCCACAGGAAGACCCCATCAAAATCCACCAAACTCTTCCGGCGGGTGAAGTCTGTTTTCCGGTCATTCCCAGTGATCAACCCACCGTGCAAGATGCCGGCCCCCATGCACATGAGCCGTATGCACGATGGGCACGTGCACGGCGGGAAGCAGATGAGCGGAACCCTATTCGGGCACCGGAGATCCCGCGTGAACCTGGCCATCCAAGAGAACCCTAGGTGCCTGCCCATGCTGGTGCTGGAGCTCTCCATCCAGACGGGGAAGCTGCTGCAGGACATGGGGCTCGGGCTCGTGAGGATCGCGCTCGAGAGCGAGAAGAACCCGTCGGAGAGGATCAAGCTCATCGATGAGCCCATATGGACGATGTACTGCAATGGGAGGAAAGTGGGGTATGCCGTGAAGAGAGAGCCCACCGTGGATGACTTGAAGGTCATGCAGCTGCTGCATGCGGTGTCCATGGGAGCCGGCGTGCTGCCGGTCGCCGCCGCTGCGGAGGGGGAGCTCACCTACATGCGGGCTCACTTTGAGAGGGTTGTCGGCTCCAGAGACTCCGAGACGTATTATATGATGAATCCCGATGGGAATAGTGGGCCCGAGCTCAGTATCTTCTTTGTTAGAGTTTGA
- the LOC131005414 gene encoding F-box protein At5g49610-like: MDPIPSNNDVVTEILLHLPTKSLLRFRAVCKSWRDSIDSRAFRKSHTQQHEEEEDDDDTALLQFSFHRDRVSQLSMMFPPNGSSYNNFPALAEFFDDHLKPAVTLTETGREVTERGSFVRIVGPVNGLICIHHRNSNGPIAVCNPSLGKINILPVSPACSFHQNHRRTIDRDVGIGFDEAAQDYKVVQVLSCRGHRGFHASVYSRATDSWRELGRGGVIDHDQLYIRSPIKSSRKNGSFSHWLAIRKVGGDEYEHEMVSLDVKNEVFRMLEMPDYESLNWFVHGDIKIFAKGDDSFVLFNYCVIDMNNWKAPKWLKIFGSRIEEDTLRWDVMTSIGPFCSGVIPMALWKTDCVVLKDFSKRKKELIIYDYCAKEFVGRFEMKTCDSEIFEYRGSIALP; encoded by the coding sequence ATGGATCCTATTCCGAGCAACAACGATGTTGTGACAGAAATCCTCTTGCATCTACCCACAAAATCCCTCTTGAGATTCAGAGCCGTCTGCAAATCATGGCGTGACTCGATCGATTCTCGAGCTTTTAGAAAATCGCACACTCAGCAacacgaagaagaagaagacgatgaTGATACGGCGCTTCTGCAATTCAGTTTTCACCGAGATAGGGTTTCACAACTGTCAATGATGTTCCCACCTAACGGCAGCTCGTACAACAACTTCCCGGCCTTGGCGGAGTTCTTCGACGACCACCTGAAGCCCGCCGTCACCTTGACGGAGACCGGCCGTGAAGTAACTGAGCGCGGCAGCTTCGTTAGGATTGTGGGGCCCGTTAACGGTCTGATCTGCATCCACCATAGGAACTCCAACGGTCCCATTGCTGTATGCAACCCTAGTTTAGGCAAAATCAATATTCTGCCCGTATCTCCGGCTTGCTCGTTCCACCAAAATCATCGTCGAACGATAGATCGCGACGTCGGGATCGGGTTCGACGAGGCTGCGCAAGATTACAAGGTGGTGCAGGTGCTGTCCTGCCGCGGACACCGTGGCTTTCACGCGTCGGTGTATTCAAGAGCGACGGATTCTTGGAGGGAGTTGGGCCGCGGCGGCGTTATCGATCACGATCAATTGTACATCCGCTCGCCGATAAAGTCGTCGCGCAAGAACGGCTCCTTCTCCCACTGGCTAGCGATTCGGAAAGTGGGAGGTGATGAGTATGAGCACGAGATGGTGTCGTTGGACGTGAAGAATGAGGTGTTCAGGATGTTGGAGATGCCGGATTATGAGAGTTTGAACTGGTTTGTGCATGGAGATATCAAGATTTTTGCAAAGGGTGATgactcttttgttttgtttaattACTGTGTGATTGATATGAATAATTGGAAGGCGCCTAAGTGGTTGAAGATATTTGGGTCGAGAATTGAGGAGGATACGCTGCGTTGGGATGTCATGACGAGTATTGGACCATTTTGTAGTGGTGTTATACCCATGGCCTTGTGGAAGACGGATTGTGTGGTTTTAAAGGATTTTTCTAagaggaagaaggaattgaTTATTTATGATTATTGTGCGAAAGAATTTGTTGGGCGTTTCGAGATGAAGACGTGTGATTCCGAGATTTTTGAGTACAGAGGAAGCATTGCTTTGCCTTAA